In Acanthochromis polyacanthus isolate Apoly-LR-REF ecotype Palm Island chromosome 18, KAUST_Apoly_ChrSc, whole genome shotgun sequence, the following proteins share a genomic window:
- the pmaip1 gene encoding phorbol-12-myristate-13-acetate-induced protein 1, translated as MAGHDLTAAIELCARELRQAGDELYWRYKLLEILIKNYKTVSKVR; from the exons ATGGCTGGCCATG ATCTCACTGCTGCCATTGAGCTGTGTGCTCGCGAGCTCCGACAGGCTGGAGACGAATTATACTGGAGATACAAACTGCTGGAAATACTGATCAAGAACTACAAGACTGTCTCTAAAGTAAGATGA
- the LOC110961087 gene encoding Golgi phosphoprotein 3-like: MTSLTQRTSGLVQRRTEAIRSAAADKDRESGGEEDEVRRGEEEDDDKGDSKETRLTLMEEVLLLGLKDREGYTSFWNDCISSGLRGCMLVELALRGRLQLEACGVRRKSLLARKVICKSDAPTGDVLLDEALRHIKETQPPETVQSWIELLSGETWNPLKLHYQLRNVRERLAKNLVEKGVLTTEKQNFLLFDMTTHPLTNSTIKQRLVKKVQDSVLEKWVNDPHRMDKRVLALILLAHSSDVLENAFAPLQDDQYDLGMKRVHTLLELEPEKESTKPNANELMWAVVAAFTK, encoded by the exons ATGACTTCTCTCACGCAGAGAACCTCGGGCCTCGTCCAGCGGAGGACCGAGGCCATTCGCAGCGCCGCCGCCGACAAGGATCGGGAGTCCGGCGGGGAGGAGGACGAGGTGCGCCGcggggaggaggaagacgacGACAAGGGGGACTCGAAGGAAACCAGGCTCACGCTCATGGAGGAAGTGCTGCTCTTGGGCCTCAAGGATCGAGAG GGCTACACGTCTTTCTGGAACGACTGTATTTCTTCCGGCCTCCGCGGGTGTATGCTGGTGGAGCTGGCCCTCAGGGGGAGGCTACAGCTGGAGGCCTGCGGTGTGAGAAGGAAAAGCCTGCTCGCCAGGAAG GTGATCTGCAAGTCCGATGCTCCAACAGGAGACGTGCTACTGGATGAGGCCTTGAGGCACATCAAAGAAACCCAACCTCCAGAGACTGTCCAGAGCTGGATAGAGTTACTAAGTG GAGAGACCTGGAATCCCCTCAAGCTGCACTACCAGCTGAGAAATGTCCGAGAACGCCTGGCAAAAAACCTGGTAGAGAAAGGGGTTCTCaccacagagaaacagaacTTCCTGCTTTTTGACATGACTACACATCCACTCACCAACAGCACCATTAAACAG CGCCTTGTCAAGAAGGTCCAGGACTCTGTTTTGGAGAAGTGGGTCAATGATCCCCACCGCATGGACAAGCGAGTTCTGGCCCTGATTCTTCTGGCTCATTCATCTGACGTCCTCGAGAACGCCTTTGCCCCCCTCCAAGACGACCAGTACGACCTGGGCATGAAGAGAGTCCACACTCTGCTAGAGCTGGAGCCCGAGAAAGAGAGCACAAAGCCCAACGCCAACGAACTGATGTGGGCTGTGGTGGCGGCATTCACTAAATGA